A stretch of Spirochaeta cellobiosiphila DSM 17781 DNA encodes these proteins:
- a CDS encoding chemotaxis protein CheX has protein sequence MRVEYINPFVESAYNVLSEVIGPDIQRGDLYLKSTTQPVMGVAALVGLAGDVEGRVLFDMSMKTAISVASKMNGEELASLDELGKATITELANMITAQAVTKLHELGFQFDLTPPAIITGENMEVSDADVEALIVPMELSSGKIEINVAIRERA, from the coding sequence ATGAGGGTAGAATATATTAATCCGTTTGTGGAGTCTGCTTATAATGTGTTATCAGAAGTTATCGGACCTGATATACAAAGAGGTGATTTATACCTTAAATCCACTACTCAACCTGTAATGGGTGTAGCTGCTCTAGTTGGGCTTGCTGGTGACGTAGAAGGGAGAGTTCTTTTTGATATGTCTATGAAGACAGCAATTAGCGTAGCATCAAAAATGAACGGAGAAGAATTGGCTTCACTTGATGAGTTAGGAAAGGCAACTATAACTGAGTTAGCCAATATGATTACTGCTCAAGCAGTGACGAAGTTACATGAATTAGGTTTTCAGTTTGATTTAACTCCACCAGCTATTATAACAGGGGAAAATATGGAGGTTTCAGACGCGGATGTTGAAGCTTTGATAGTACCCATGGAATTAAGTAGCGGCAAAATTGAGATTAATGTGGCTATAAGAGAAAGGGCATAG
- a CDS encoding M23 family metallopeptidase, giving the protein MRQYLFVFFLLATINSYSLPQEYSVKKGDTLYSIAKEFDINVEQLRFMNNLKSNVLVVGQSLLIPDTYIVKKGDTLYSISRKLNISITELYKTNPHIQNTIIKPGQTILISSSPNKATVTQKDIVISNNTLPYNGPISLNSSSRDGWIVSLNNTKEVYSSITGKVVWVGEYRGFDKVCIIEGNNGYVITYAGLETIRVSLGTRIKAGENIGQIPSNKDKLYFFSFKDGKPIDPSHIF; this is encoded by the coding sequence ATGAGACAATATTTATTTGTATTTTTTTTACTAGCAACAATTAATAGCTATTCGTTACCTCAAGAATATTCAGTAAAAAAAGGTGATACGTTATATTCAATAGCGAAAGAATTTGATATTAATGTTGAGCAACTGCGATTTATGAATAATCTGAAGTCTAATGTATTAGTTGTTGGACAGTCTTTGTTGATTCCTGATACCTACATAGTTAAAAAGGGTGATACTTTATACAGCATTTCAAGAAAACTAAACATATCAATAACTGAATTATATAAAACTAATCCTCATATTCAGAATACAATTATCAAACCCGGCCAAACCATTTTGATTAGTAGTTCACCGAATAAAGCTACTGTCACACAGAAAGATATTGTAATTTCCAATAATACTTTGCCATATAACGGTCCCATTTCTTTGAATAGTAGTTCTAGAGATGGTTGGATTGTTAGTTTAAATAATACAAAAGAAGTTTATTCATCTATAACAGGAAAAGTTGTTTGGGTTGGTGAGTATAGGGGGTTTGATAAAGTATGTATAATTGAAGGCAATAATGGTTACGTAATAACTTATGCTGGGCTTGAAACAATTAGAGTTAGTTTGGGTACTAGGATAAAAGCAGGAGAAAATATAGGCCAAATACCATCAAATAAAGATAAATTGTATTTTTTTAGTTTCAAAGATGGAAAGCCCATAGATCCTAGTCATATTTTTTAA
- a CDS encoding response regulator, whose amino-acid sequence MKTKMDFPNINERQPEGISDEGKSFRVLIVDDSMFVTKQIGQILTSEGFEIVATASDGQEGLETYKELYPDIDLVTMDITMPRMDGVTALEKIIEFDKNAKVIMISALGKQDLVKKSLLIGAKNYIVKPLDRKKVLERVIGTLKTD is encoded by the coding sequence ATGAAGACCAAAATGGACTTTCCAAACATCAATGAAAGACAACCAGAGGGAATTTCAGATGAGGGTAAATCATTCCGTGTTTTAATTGTGGATGATTCTATGTTTGTAACCAAGCAGATAGGCCAAATACTTACTTCAGAAGGGTTTGAAATAGTTGCAACTGCTAGTGATGGTCAAGAAGGACTTGAAACATACAAAGAGTTGTATCCCGATATAGATCTAGTTACAATGGATATTACAATGCCTAGAATGGATGGGGTTACAGCACTTGAAAAAATTATAGAATTTGATAAAAACGCAAAGGTTATAATGATATCTGCTTTGGGAAAGCAAGATTTAGTTAAGAAATCACTTCTCATCGGAGCAAAGAATTATATAGTAAAACCGCTAGATAGAAAGAAGGTATTAGAACGAGTAATAGGAACATTAAAAACTGATTAA
- a CDS encoding sigma-70 family RNA polymerase sigma factor, with product MKEQIVDEKVDQYKVSQIIADESNQIYGTETDPLALYLKQISRYPLLSVKDEQEIGQNIMTLRNEINEYRESGKNYEDKVHFSELEEAIKEEKNKMINSNLRLVVSIAKKYQHRGLGLLDLIDEGNIGLIEAVDRFDYTKGCRFSTYGTWWIRQAIIKSLADKGRVIRIPIHMLNTIKKCYYVTKHLTQELGRDPNTEELAEYMNLPEDKVKEIIKLSQETASLDTTVDDDNVTRLSDLIKDDNSQEPFETVFTMALQDTLDNVLDQLSDREKRIIQLRFGIGGEGPLTLEETGKMLGITRERVRQIQEKAISKLRNFKAIRDLKDYV from the coding sequence ATGAAAGAACAAATTGTGGATGAAAAAGTGGATCAATATAAAGTTAGTCAGATTATCGCAGATGAAAGTAATCAAATTTATGGAACCGAAACGGATCCTTTAGCCTTATACTTAAAGCAAATATCGAGATATCCTCTTTTGTCTGTTAAAGATGAACAAGAAATTGGTCAAAACATAATGACCCTTAGAAATGAAATTAATGAATACCGTGAGTCAGGAAAAAACTATGAGGATAAAGTACATTTTAGTGAATTAGAAGAGGCAATAAAGGAAGAAAAAAATAAGATGATTAACTCAAATTTACGTCTTGTTGTTTCTATTGCTAAAAAGTATCAACATCGCGGATTAGGACTGTTAGATTTAATAGATGAGGGAAATATTGGATTGATAGAAGCAGTTGATCGTTTTGATTATACAAAGGGTTGTCGTTTCTCTACATATGGTACTTGGTGGATTAGACAGGCTATAATTAAGTCCTTGGCTGATAAGGGACGTGTCATCCGTATTCCAATACATATGCTTAACACAATAAAAAAGTGCTATTATGTGACTAAACATCTTACCCAAGAATTAGGTCGCGACCCAAACACAGAAGAATTAGCTGAGTATATGAACTTACCTGAGGATAAGGTAAAAGAAATTATTAAGCTTTCACAAGAAACTGCCAGTCTAGATACGACAGTGGATGATGATAATGTTACTAGACTATCTGATCTCATCAAAGATGATAACTCACAGGAACCATTTGAAACTGTTTTTACCATGGCTTTACAGGATACCTTAGACAATGTTCTAGACCAATTATCTGATAGAGAAAAGCGTATAATCCAGTTAAGATTTGGTATTGGTGGTGAAGGTCCTTTAACATTAGAAGAAACTGGAAAAATGTTAGGGATAACAAGGGAACGAGTTCGACAAATCCAGGAAAAAGCCATTAGTAAGTTAAGAAACTTTAAAGCAATAAGAGATCTAAAGGATTATGTCTAG